One genomic segment of Brevibacillus laterosporus LMG 15441 includes these proteins:
- a CDS encoding S8 family peptidase, whose protein sequence is MKKSLKVLSLCTALATLLPINVFASMTEKVEHQVQSADAPAKGEFKDDEILVKFKQSLAPIDTEQIHSTLGGEEVEELGNGTSEWQLVKVPDGQAEEFKQKYLSDPNVESVEYNMLYHVDYTPNDPLISSQWHHKKINSYEAWDVIKGSTKKIAILDTGVQLDHPDLKDSLLPGTSFVPGVTSPNDDHGHGTHCAGLAAAIGDNGIGVSGVDGSAKIIPVKVLNAQGSGYTSDIIKGVTWAADNGADIISMSLGGGAFQQSFQDAINYAWGKNKIIVAAAGNNGSSSLTYPAAYNNVLAVAATDSNDGLAYFSNYGKWVDIAAPGVSVYSTYKNSGYTNMSGTSMATPVAVSVLALTWGKQPNATNQQIVDRVLSTADQTSATGTSYQNGRVNAYKAVNGF, encoded by the coding sequence ATGAAAAAATCACTAAAAGTCCTTTCTCTTTGCACCGCGTTAGCCACTCTCTTGCCTATCAATGTTTTCGCTTCGATGACTGAAAAAGTTGAGCATCAGGTACAATCCGCTGATGCTCCCGCAAAAGGTGAATTTAAAGATGACGAAATACTGGTGAAATTCAAACAATCTTTAGCACCTATTGACACAGAACAAATTCATTCTACCCTAGGTGGTGAAGAAGTAGAAGAGTTGGGTAACGGAACTTCAGAATGGCAATTAGTAAAAGTTCCAGATGGACAAGCTGAGGAATTCAAACAAAAATATTTATCGGATCCCAATGTAGAATCTGTTGAGTACAACATGCTGTATCATGTAGATTACACACCAAACGATCCTCTGATCAGCAGCCAATGGCACCACAAAAAAATCAATTCATATGAGGCATGGGATGTTATTAAAGGGTCCACAAAGAAAATAGCTATTTTAGACACAGGTGTTCAATTAGACCATCCTGATCTAAAGGATAGCCTGTTGCCTGGAACTAGCTTTGTCCCTGGTGTAACCTCTCCCAATGATGACCATGGCCATGGTACGCATTGCGCAGGTCTAGCTGCAGCTATCGGTGACAATGGTATTGGGGTAAGCGGGGTTGACGGTTCAGCTAAAATTATCCCGGTAAAAGTTCTAAATGCTCAAGGTTCAGGCTACACCTCTGACATCATCAAGGGAGTAACTTGGGCTGCTGATAATGGCGCTGACATTATCTCTATGTCACTTGGGGGCGGTGCTTTCCAACAATCCTTCCAAGATGCTATTAACTATGCTTGGGGTAAAAACAAAATCATCGTAGCTGCCGCAGGTAACAACGGATCTTCCTCTCTTACCTATCCTGCTGCCTACAACAACGTACTTGCTGTAGCTGCTACTGATTCTAACGATGGACTAGCTTATTTCTCCAACTATGGAAAATGGGTTGACATTGCTGCTCCTGGTGTATCAGTATACTCCACTTACAAAAACAGTGGCTACACCAATATGTCTGGTACGTCCATGGCTACTCCAGTTGCTGTATCTGTTCTAGCATTAACTTGGGGTAAACAACCGAATGCTACAAACCAACAAATCGTCGATCGTGTATTATCTACAGCCGATCAAACATCTGCTACAGGCACTAGCTACCAAAATGGTCGCGTAAATGCATACAAAGCAGTTAACGGATTTTAA
- a CDS encoding PadR family transcriptional regulator: MDKELMKGSIDILLLSLIAERDMYGYEITKELKEKSDNLYHMSEGTLYPALNRLHKKGWVTSYWGDNEAQGRRKYYQITDAGAEELQRKVSDWNTIHSLVSKVANGFV; encoded by the coding sequence TTGGATAAGGAACTAATGAAAGGGAGCATTGACATTTTATTACTCTCCTTAATTGCTGAACGTGATATGTATGGCTATGAAATCACAAAAGAATTAAAGGAAAAAAGTGATAATTTATACCACATGAGTGAAGGCACTCTTTACCCCGCTTTAAATCGACTACATAAAAAGGGATGGGTCACCTCCTATTGGGGAGATAATGAAGCTCAAGGAAGACGCAAATACTATCAGATTACAGATGCTGGAGCAGAGGAGTTACAGCGAAAAGTATCGGATTGGAATACAATTCACTCACTGGTGAGTAAGGTTGCCAATGGCTTTGTATGA
- a CDS encoding permease prefix domain 1-containing protein, with protein sequence MSRLEEYVSSILSHGEFSEQDRIELAEEFLDHLYQLQRDYLQAGYSKEEAERLAICDFGGEQEIGQELQESQAPHYRLLLLLVGAGTILFTILYYLYALFILQAFLPLPMVIGMLLGSSLLWFYWNPEHIFQRKLLISTILILLTFSFLYWGYVGFLGTKWIRNFLLANTALLLILSWITLVLTAWKKPLHLTLSERKRRNVIHTANLSLLLIMLYPLIKWFSGILLFGWFFAIFPVCFLLGWACLYWVQYKLIGRIPVLGLLFGMSSAVIVGLLCSV encoded by the coding sequence ATGAGTCGGCTAGAAGAGTATGTCTCCTCTATTTTATCTCATGGAGAATTTAGTGAGCAGGATCGAATTGAGCTAGCAGAAGAATTTCTAGACCATCTGTACCAGTTGCAACGTGACTATCTGCAAGCCGGTTATTCCAAGGAAGAGGCAGAGCGATTAGCTATTTGTGATTTTGGTGGCGAGCAGGAGATTGGTCAAGAATTACAGGAATCCCAAGCTCCCCACTATCGTCTATTATTACTGCTGGTGGGAGCAGGCACCATTTTGTTCACCATTCTCTATTACCTATACGCCTTGTTTATTTTACAGGCATTTCTCCCTCTTCCTATGGTAATTGGAATGCTGCTTGGGAGTTCGTTGCTTTGGTTCTATTGGAATCCAGAACATATTTTCCAGCGCAAGCTGTTGATCAGCACGATTCTTATTCTACTCACCTTCTCTTTTTTGTATTGGGGATATGTCGGCTTTCTTGGAACAAAATGGATTCGTAATTTCTTGTTAGCCAACACAGCTTTGTTACTCATTCTCTCTTGGATTACGCTCGTATTGACGGCTTGGAAAAAACCTTTACACCTAACCCTCTCGGAGCGTAAACGAAGAAATGTAATCCATACAGCAAATCTATCCTTATTATTAATAATGCTATATCCGCTTATCAAATGGTTTAGTGGCATTCTACTTTTCGGCTGGTTTTTTGCTATTTTTCCTGTCTGTTTTCTCCTTGGCTGGGCCTGTCTTTATTGGGTTCAATACAAGTTAATTGGGAGAATACCGGTTTTAGGATTACTGTTTGGAATGTCCTCTGCTGTTATTGTCGGCCTTCTTTGCTCTGTCTAA
- a CDS encoding TolB family protein, translating to MNKKTRNWLLLGMAFCLTIGLWATGSLYASNTGKNVGKTGLEAGIDIAPDDSKLLFSYSINGIASLYTANPDGTDVKRLVSLSGHSLLQPVYSSNGKKILTLARPIEAEKKTVEQALYVMNADGSELHLLSEPHDLITDAVFAPDNQTVYYLKAGVFKNYSPIASKRPHDYDLFSIDVQGKNKRQITHTKEYQMSDLSISSDGQKLFFTKFTNTSDNRDFSQDKLSLFATDLQGKTLASYLPVNEVLGTPEMYDVHISPDNTQIAFSAVSPASSNKTFEYELFTMDVATKQAKQITTLHKHTDSPVYFHKQNKLLFLEDIGWPAESTYQLRTVNTDGSDLQTLQIAVPK from the coding sequence ATGAACAAAAAAACACGCAATTGGTTACTTTTAGGAATGGCATTTTGCTTAACAATCGGTCTGTGGGCGACAGGCTCCCTGTACGCATCCAACACTGGAAAGAATGTAGGAAAAACAGGTTTAGAAGCAGGGATTGATATTGCTCCAGATGACTCTAAGCTGCTTTTTTCCTACTCGATTAATGGGATAGCTAGTCTTTATACAGCAAATCCAGATGGAACAGACGTCAAAAGGCTAGTCAGTCTTTCTGGTCATTCCTTGCTTCAGCCCGTCTACTCCAGCAACGGGAAAAAAATCCTTACTCTAGCTCGACCTATAGAAGCAGAGAAAAAGACAGTGGAGCAAGCCCTCTATGTGATGAATGCCGATGGCTCTGAGCTACATCTTTTATCAGAGCCTCATGATCTGATCACAGACGCCGTTTTTGCTCCTGATAATCAAACCGTCTATTATTTAAAAGCCGGAGTATTTAAAAATTACTCTCCAATCGCTTCTAAGCGCCCCCATGATTATGATCTTTTTTCTATTGATGTACAAGGGAAGAATAAGCGGCAAATTACACACACTAAAGAATATCAGATGTCAGACCTGTCAATATCATCGGATGGACAGAAGCTATTCTTCACCAAATTTACCAATACTTCTGATAATCGCGACTTTAGCCAAGATAAGCTTTCGTTATTTGCTACCGATTTACAGGGAAAAACGCTGGCTAGCTATCTACCAGTCAATGAGGTACTCGGAACTCCTGAGATGTATGATGTTCATATTTCACCAGATAATACGCAGATCGCCTTCTCTGCCGTTTCACCTGCCTCATCAAACAAAACGTTTGAGTATGAATTGTTTACCATGGATGTAGCTACAAAACAGGCTAAGCAAATCACCACTTTACATAAGCATACTGATTCACCTGTCTATTTTCATAAACAGAACAAGCTACTTTTCTTAGAAGATATCGGCTGGCCTGCTGAATCCACATATCAGCTTAGGACCGTAAACACGGACGGCTCTGATCTGCAAACACTACAGATCGCTGTGCCAAAATAA
- a CDS encoding stage II sporulation protein M → MLRDLYAQEWEHFRKDYKKGFWIVTFVALVTAVVFYMLIVKNPQTVKELLTTLTQAFEAKGIKSGGTPTNFFWSIFKNNTQATLLSVVIGIIPLIVLPAFSGIITISTISILLASVAIQNQPWIDILVYGILPHGIIEMIAIFLSGSVGIFLSLTVFRRLFSRNRHQYSVKNAILQSLKTYILVILPLVLLAALIEGYVTPILIHKVV, encoded by the coding sequence ATGCTTCGTGATTTGTATGCCCAAGAATGGGAACATTTCCGCAAAGATTACAAGAAAGGTTTTTGGATTGTTACATTCGTGGCTTTAGTCACCGCTGTTGTTTTTTATATGCTCATTGTAAAAAATCCGCAAACGGTTAAAGAGCTGTTGACTACACTTACTCAAGCCTTTGAGGCAAAAGGGATCAAGTCGGGCGGAACACCCACCAATTTTTTCTGGTCTATTTTTAAAAATAATACGCAAGCGACCCTTCTGTCCGTGGTAATCGGAATCATTCCGCTAATTGTTTTACCTGCCTTTTCAGGTATTATCACCATTAGCACGATTAGTATCTTACTTGCGTCTGTTGCGATTCAGAACCAGCCTTGGATAGATATCTTAGTTTACGGAATCCTCCCTCATGGCATTATTGAGATGATTGCTATTTTCTTAAGTGGAAGTGTTGGCATTTTTCTTAGTCTTACTGTGTTTCGCCGCCTATTTTCGCGCAATCGACATCAGTATTCTGTTAAAAATGCGATCCTCCAGTCACTTAAAACCTATATTTTGGTTATTTTACCGCTTGTCTTGCTCGCAGCACTTATTGAAGGCTATGTGACACCCATTCTGATTCACAAGGTCGTATAA
- a CDS encoding DUF2500 domain-containing protein, with translation MFFSNPLELGSPMFDFTFSFMANVIPVIVIGGFIFVIGRALFTWTTNNHSPVENKQAHIVSKRVQVSGGSGNHASHTSYYVTFELVSGERKEFQLSGSQYGLLAEGDHGIVSYQGTRFKGFQRQTTSA, from the coding sequence TTGTTTTTTTCTAATCCACTTGAGCTTGGTTCACCCATGTTTGATTTTACGTTCTCTTTTATGGCTAACGTGATTCCTGTGATTGTAATTGGTGGCTTTATTTTTGTAATTGGTCGTGCTCTATTTACCTGGACAACTAATAATCATTCTCCCGTCGAAAATAAACAAGCTCACATTGTTTCAAAGCGGGTTCAAGTGTCTGGCGGTTCTGGAAATCATGCTTCCCACACTTCATATTATGTAACCTTTGAATTAGTGAGTGGTGAACGCAAAGAATTTCAATTGTCTGGATCTCAATACGGACTGCTAGCTGAGGGAGACCATGGTATCGTTTCTTATCAAGGAACACGTTTTAAAGGCTTTCAGCGTCAAACTACTTCGGCTTAA
- a CDS encoding GTP pyrophosphokinase, translating into MLENMDVWKNMAFHYQFALRELETKIMIVNTEWKLQDGYSPIEHIKTRLKEPASIMKKLERKRLPKTLESVRDKLFDVAGVRIVCAFVEDIYRIADHFKQREDLRLVEIKDYIASPKPNGYQSLHLIVQVPLVLNEGTQWVNAEIQLRTLAMDFWASLEHILYYKYDKQVPPYVLHELTEAAEAANSLDQKMLRLRKEILNGKEFKVVAGAKA; encoded by the coding sequence ATGCTAGAAAATATGGATGTCTGGAAAAACATGGCCTTTCATTATCAATTTGCTTTACGCGAATTGGAAACGAAGATCATGATCGTGAATACAGAATGGAAGCTGCAAGATGGATATTCCCCTATTGAACATATTAAAACGCGTTTAAAAGAACCGGCTAGTATCATGAAAAAGCTAGAGCGTAAACGTTTGCCAAAGACTTTAGAAAGCGTGCGAGACAAGCTGTTTGATGTAGCTGGTGTTCGAATCGTTTGTGCCTTTGTTGAAGACATTTATCGCATTGCAGATCATTTTAAACAGCGAGAGGATTTGCGCCTTGTTGAGATTAAGGATTACATAGCCTCTCCAAAGCCAAATGGCTATCAAAGCCTGCATCTCATCGTTCAGGTCCCTCTCGTTCTAAATGAAGGAACACAATGGGTAAATGCAGAAATTCAACTACGGACCTTAGCTATGGATTTCTGGGCGAGCCTTGAGCATATTTTGTACTATAAGTACGACAAGCAGGTGCCGCCTTATGTCTTACATGAATTGACTGAGGCCGCTGAGGCAGCAAATAGCTTGGATCAAAAAATGCTGCGATTGCGTAAAGAAATCTTAAATGGGAAAGAATTTAAAGTAGTTGCCGGAGCCAAGGCATAG
- a CDS encoding ImmA/IrrE family metallo-endopeptidase — MNLELYQMTPLEEWITARYQRHGFLAPEELHLEEIAELFGGEIAFTRLPSHVRWCENSGDFLIFLQQHLSEVDRRAEFFHELCHPLRHSGNQLSLPPALRDLQEMQAGHFQLYAAIPFYLLQTLPMPKYERDWLHQLALAFRVPISLASRRWEQIKRRIWLAQEQEWSMMVYQQKQRSALKRPSLTPETKRLLSQLQKQLSREWD, encoded by the coding sequence ATGAATCTCGAATTATATCAAATGACACCCTTAGAGGAATGGATTACAGCTAGGTATCAACGACATGGATTTCTAGCTCCTGAGGAATTACACCTGGAAGAGATTGCAGAGCTATTTGGAGGAGAAATTGCTTTTACAAGATTACCATCCCACGTAAGATGGTGCGAGAATAGTGGAGACTTTCTGATTTTTTTACAGCAGCATCTCTCAGAGGTAGATCGGCGAGCCGAATTTTTTCATGAATTATGTCACCCGTTGCGCCATTCTGGCAATCAGTTGTCATTGCCACCTGCTTTACGCGACTTACAGGAAATGCAAGCCGGACACTTTCAGTTGTATGCAGCTATCCCTTTTTATTTGCTTCAAACCTTACCCATGCCTAAATACGAACGGGATTGGTTACACCAGCTAGCTCTAGCTTTTCGGGTCCCCATCTCATTGGCTTCCCGCCGCTGGGAGCAGATCAAGCGCCGAATCTGGCTAGCACAGGAACAAGAATGGAGTATGATGGTATATCAGCAAAAACAAAGGTCAGCTCTGAAGAGACCTTCTCTTACTCCCGAAACGAAGCGCCTGCTTAGTCAATTGCAAAAACAGCTGTCGAGGGAGTGGGATTAG
- a CDS encoding YolD-like family protein, with amino-acid sequence MKNKPVSKKENLFATSRFILPEHRELYLRMKAEQERYCPPNLDEEDRASISATLFQGLQQKRLLTLRYYDDTGEKCMIGHALHVDPVSQRLKLQTKHGVSWISCQTILAAEVEDSW; translated from the coding sequence ATGAAAAATAAGCCTGTTTCCAAGAAGGAAAATCTTTTTGCGACTAGCCGATTTATTTTGCCAGAGCATCGGGAGCTATATCTGCGAATGAAAGCAGAGCAAGAGAGATACTGTCCGCCTAATCTAGATGAAGAGGATCGTGCCAGTATTAGCGCCACATTATTTCAAGGCTTACAACAAAAGCGTTTGCTGACATTGCGTTATTACGATGATACGGGGGAGAAATGCATGATCGGGCATGCTCTGCATGTTGATCCTGTATCACAACGACTTAAGCTGCAGACAAAGCACGGGGTGTCCTGGATTAGCTGCCAGACGATTCTGGCGGCTGAAGTGGAGGATAGCTGGTAA
- a CDS encoding MarR family winged helix-turn-helix transcriptional regulator: MTKQIVSEDSIGFMLGQTYRKIVYLLSSRLKDFDITTEQFSLLYQLDKQDGINQKELAHRTSKDQPSTTRILDALYKKGLIHKKTSENDRRAFLLFLTDAGKEMVKQTLPIEQQTIQEALQNISDADLAFMKQLLQQMSENAQKQIES, encoded by the coding sequence TTGACCAAACAAATTGTTTCGGAGGACTCTATCGGCTTTATGCTAGGGCAGACCTACCGCAAAATCGTTTATCTGCTCTCTTCACGCTTAAAGGATTTTGACATTACGACGGAGCAATTTTCCCTTCTGTATCAATTGGATAAACAAGACGGGATCAATCAAAAAGAACTAGCACACCGTACATCTAAAGATCAACCATCAACAACCCGGATTTTAGATGCACTGTATAAAAAAGGCTTGATTCACAAAAAAACGTCTGAAAATGATCGCCGCGCTTTTTTGCTTTTCTTAACCGATGCTGGCAAAGAAATGGTCAAACAGACACTCCCCATCGAGCAACAAACGATTCAGGAAGCACTCCAGAACATCTCGGATGCTGATCTAGCGTTTATGAAACAGCTTTTACAACAAATGAGTGAGAATGCTCAAAAACAGATAGAGTCTTAG
- a CDS encoding MFS transporter — MIGEQEKLWSKQFILLTICNLLLFLNLQMILPAFPAYVKETFYANDFTISLVTSLFALSAIVTRLFAGELLKRGKITFLLFTGLAIAALSTAGYYWCGTIAVLLVMRVCYGIGFGMSSTTFPTMVSHVIPIRRIGEGMGYFGLSTSLAMSIAPMIGLWVLATYGFGTLTASSTLLILLIFPLLYLVLPKQQSIATENAESIRQTDPKTFTMQSTYKTMSSNSSSSFLDKNVLLPCLLNLLLSVTYGGLLSFLALFGKEMQIDNVGNFFLFNALAILCIRPLSGKIFDQKGHVAVLIPGALLVIAGLLSLSFTTGMIGLIGSAVLYGLGYGTLQPSMQAWIIKEVSPDKRGMANAAFLNSIDLGVAIGSMLLGVVAASANYAIMYRISALAMVTYLLVYLFFLMTRGKRMKRELAKHAENVKM; from the coding sequence TTGATAGGAGAACAAGAGAAACTTTGGTCTAAACAATTTATATTGTTAACAATTTGTAATCTGCTGTTATTTCTTAATTTACAAATGATCCTTCCCGCTTTTCCGGCCTATGTGAAAGAAACCTTCTATGCTAATGATTTTACGATTAGTCTAGTAACAAGTCTTTTTGCCTTGTCTGCTATTGTGACACGGCTATTCGCAGGTGAGTTGTTAAAGCGGGGAAAGATCACTTTCCTATTATTCACGGGCTTAGCAATTGCTGCTCTCTCTACAGCCGGCTATTATTGGTGCGGAACTATTGCTGTCTTGCTTGTTATGCGCGTTTGTTACGGGATTGGCTTTGGGATGTCTAGTACCACCTTTCCCACAATGGTTTCTCATGTCATTCCCATTCGCCGTATAGGAGAAGGCATGGGTTACTTCGGTTTATCTACCAGCCTAGCTATGTCTATCGCACCAATGATTGGATTATGGGTATTAGCAACGTATGGCTTTGGTACATTAACTGCCTCTTCTACCCTATTGATTTTATTGATCTTCCCTTTGCTGTACCTCGTTTTACCCAAGCAACAATCAATAGCAACGGAAAATGCTGAGTCTATTAGACAAACGGACCCTAAGACGTTCACTATGCAATCCACGTACAAAACCATGTCATCCAATAGTAGCTCTTCCTTTTTGGATAAAAACGTCTTGCTTCCTTGCCTGTTAAATCTGTTGCTATCAGTTACCTATGGCGGATTACTGAGCTTTTTGGCCTTATTTGGAAAAGAAATGCAAATTGACAATGTAGGTAACTTCTTTTTGTTTAATGCACTAGCGATTCTGTGTATTCGTCCGCTTTCTGGCAAGATTTTTGACCAAAAAGGGCATGTAGCTGTTTTGATTCCAGGTGCTTTATTGGTAATCGCTGGTCTGCTTTCTCTTTCCTTTACGACTGGTATGATCGGTCTAATTGGTTCGGCTGTGTTGTATGGACTCGGTTATGGAACTCTCCAGCCTTCCATGCAAGCGTGGATCATTAAGGAAGTAAGTCCAGATAAGCGAGGAATGGCTAATGCTGCCTTTCTCAACTCGATTGACTTAGGAGTTGCCATCGGTTCTATGTTGCTCGGCGTAGTAGCAGCTAGTGCCAATTATGCAATCATGTATCGCATCTCTGCTTTAGCCATGGTGACCTATTTGCTCGTTTATTTATTCTTCTTAATGACACGTGGAAAACGCATGAAAAGAGAGCTAGCCAAGCACGCTGAGAACGTAAAAATGTAA